In the genome of Aricia agestis chromosome 4, ilAriAges1.1, whole genome shotgun sequence, the window agaggtcgtcaacagtctatccatgggcgtacccaggttctgggccaggggggggggcaaattacccaggttctggtgccaggggggaggcaaatcacccaggttctgggccagggggggggggcaaatcagatttttcataagcatctgcatcataataataatttttagttgtaaaaatattgtattgcaaacaaatggcaaaaattcgttcttagataaaagtactagataatatacttagtagggacgtcaacatgatccagggggggatcctcggtacgcccatgactctatctatactttcgtatttctactgtggccatgttAGCCCTGATGGTTATCGTACCGAACGATTGCGAGTCGCGCAAGCAAAAAGCAACTAAAACTCTTaacagtctagactctagagtcgaGTCTAGGCTATATCGAGGCCTCGCATATGGCACCCAGAGTTTCAAATGCCAGTAATTAGCCCATCACTGACTACTTCACTTTTCGTACCCCCAGGTGGTCGGAGATGCTGGCGGCGGCCGAATCTGGGGAAGTGTTCGCTCTCCTGGAGGCGCGAGATGCCATCGACAACTTCGCCGCCCTCTACAACACCGTGCGGGAGCCGTGGCTCACGCGCGCGCTCCTGATGTACCACGCGCGCACCGGCTCCGCGCGCTCGCTCGAGCTGCTGGCGCGCGCCCCCGACGCGCACGCGCGCTTCCTGCTGGACGCGCTCCACGACCAGCTGCGCGCCGAGCGGCCCGCGCGCCACCACGCGCTCGCCGCCCTCGCCGCGCTCGTGGCGCGCCGCCCCGCCTGGCTGCGCCGTCTGGCCGCCCACCCGCTGGCGGCCGCCCTGCTGCGCGCTGCCCGCACCGAGCGCGACCCCGTGCCGCTCCTCCACGCGCTGCTGGCGCTCGCCGCGCTGCTGCCCGCCGAGCCCGCGCTCGCCGCCGCCAACTGGCCGGACCTGGCCGACGCGCTGCTGCGGCCGGCGACGCTgcagccgccgccgcccgcccgcgACCACCTCCTGCTGGCGCAGCTCGCCCTGTTCCACGCGCTATACGCCACGCACCCGTGCACGCTGATCGAGACCCTCCGCGCCGAGTGTGCCGCGCCGCCCGGCCGCGACGCCTGGGAGCGGGCGCTCGCGCCGCTGCTGCGCTCAGTGCGCCTGCACCCGGCTCTGGTGACCGGCTCCCGGCAGCGCGAAGCCGACGCCGCCCGCCGGGCCGGCCGCGACCTGCTCGACGTGCTCGCCGACACGCGCCGTTTCGCCACCGGCTCCGACCGCGCCGGCCCCGCGTCCCTGGGGCCGACGCCCCCCGCGCCGgagccgcccgcgccgccggaACCCGCGGCCGGGTCGGCGGCGCTCGCCACCCGCGCGGCGTCGGCGCTGCGGCCGGGCGCCGAGCCGTGGTTCGCGCTGGCGGACCGCTGCGGCGCCGACTCCGCCCCGCACACGCCGCTGCCGGCCGAGAGCGACGCGGCCGAGCCGCCCGAAGCCGCGGTGGAGGCGACGCCGGAGAACACGCCCGCTAAGGACGCGCGAGCGCACTTTCGCTTCCCCGGCGAGTCGGCCGCGGTTCGCGCCATCGGCCGGCGCTCGCAGCCGCCGTCCCCGCTGCGGAAGGACACGTCTCCGCCGGCGGACGCGCTGGCCGGGCGCGTGGCGCGCGTGGCGGCCGAGCGGCGCGCAGCGGAGTCTCCGGTGCCGTTCGGCGGAGCGCCGCCGGTGGGGGCGCGGCGTCCGGAACCGCGAGCGCCGGAGCCGCTGAACGTGGAGGACCGCGAGGTGCTGATGCTGACGGAGCGCGCGCGCGATCTACGCTGGGCGGGGAGCGCGGAGGAGCCGCACGTGCGCGACCCCCGCGCGGCGTGCGGGGCGCCAGCGGCGGAgggggggcggcggcgggcgagGCGCGGGCCGCCGGCTCGGCGCGGGGCGTCGTGTCCGGGCCGCGCGGGAGGCAGCAGCAGTGTGGCCGTGCAGACGGAGGACGCGTGGCCGGAGCCGTACGAGTTTCTGATCGCCGATTTCTACCGAGCGCTCCCGGAGGAGGACCGGATACGGGTACGTCTATTTTGTATTACTTTATTTTTGGAGCTAGCAGCCGTTATAAAGTGGCTTTATTTGTCACGTATTTTACGTGTACAGCgttagttttaggatattgcataaaaacttacacttcaGGAGTCTTAAACATTTTCAATTGGTGATTAATATGGCCGacgaattattttataaatatataacgccaacaccagcaaaatctcacatttattcTTATAATTAACTATCAGCCCGCCCCTGCTTCACACCGGTATGAAAGAAacatatttcattcaaaaactacaacttatacaatgtttatttgtttataaaatgctataaaaGTAGCTATACATTTTTTGGCGTGTATAACGTGTGTATGCGTGTATGACTAGCAAGTAGCATGTAATATCCCCTTctacaataaaacgaaaataaattgatcaatATAGCCAAAGGTTCACAAcaccaggggggtgagccaaaatcttttcgttttcgcttcgttatagaatcgccgatgaaaatgtatcgaattgacataagcgttcgttaatatgacgttgacgttcgactcgtctaatattttaatcggcgaatctataacgaagcgaaaacgaaaacgtttcggctaaatggcctgataAAAATAAGTCACTTACCTTCCATTTCTGTTTGTACACGTAAATAATCACTTCTAAATACGTAAAATGAACTATTAATCCGTTTACGTTCGCTGTTGGGTGGCTACTAAAAGAAAAACGATTGGAAACAGACGAAACAACGATAAATTACAATTCATGGCGGGTGGGGCTCGAGAGGAGTCATCAAAGTTCCTGGTGCTAGGTGCCTCAGAGGATCCACGAAATATTTGTTAGCAGCCAGACgcaaaatattgcaaaaaatgGCACCGCACGGAATCGGTTAAGCAAGTTTTAGATGAAAGgggtaaaaatgttaaaattattatgcccccATTTTGATCAAAACAAAACGAGTAGGTACTCTCAAGAAGATACCGAAAGGACTTATTATATTGCTGGAATAAGAATCCATATTGAAAATTTAATGCAAAAACTCAGATGAAGAATATTTGCAGCGTTTTACTAAATTTATAGACTCCAATCTTCTTCAagagtattaatgttgtaaaaaataaataaaacaagattttgATAAACGTtcctttttttttcaagtaaaaaGTATTGCATGTAGTTTTGTTACTGTTGTTaatgaaacatttaaatattaaagcagCAATATCTTGCTATGATAGCCAGTCGACTCGATTGTCCATATGTGCGTCACTGCTGTGCCATATCTAACGGTATGGAGCAGAGGTGATGCACAATGTActcaaaataggtattattatttatttaaacttataaaaataattttactaacataatttataagcctttactaacaaatgagtctatgtaacttgatttaataaactatttcatttcatttcatttcaatatattttcacTTGCCACTCAGGTTATAAACACAGCAGCATTTTACTCCAGCAATAACCCGAgcattattatctatctgtgAGAATGAATTTGTATTAATGTGTTTAGACTTGCTTTATCTAAATTTTTGTCACGTTTTTTGGTTGATTCAGTACTTACGTTTGAATTTGTTTTATAGCGTGTTAAAGTCACCGATGTTTGGCGAATTATATTGGCtcatattaaataactattgccattagttcttagctcttctacatcccttacttttttttctatattttacaaTTCTTTACAAATGCCGTtagtctgtaacatgtcattgatatgcagtatgaatagggtaggcgatagcacacagccttGAGGGACACCGGCATCAACAGACTAAGTTTCCGAGCATTcaccgtcaactacgacctttacgCTTCTGTCCTTCTGACCTTTATGCTAAGAAACTTGAGACTCACTTGCATATTTTTTCGGGCAGCCCacatgatggaagctttgatagcagtgctttatgccaaacccaaTCAATGGTAAAGTCCAATGTAACagcccttcgactcaattgcctgagcccaacgatgagttaggtacgccaagagatcaccagccgagcgaccttGCGAAAAAAACTTGCGAAATGtagaagtaaaaaaaacttgCAAAATGCACTGAACGATTTCTCCCCTCAAGGTTTCAGTAATTTGGAAGCATTCTACTAATTATgataaattaacttttattttcgGTAATGGTAAAATGACAGttccatttataaaattaataatcattattgttaattttttgcTGGCAGCTgtagtatatttatattttataataattaatatatttaaggcagcaccagcatagaaagtaaacaaaaagtttgtaAAAAATGGTCGGATTATAATAAACTGTGTGTATCACCCACTGCtctgacctttgcgtaataATACCTACTGATGTAATGTTAACAGATGATGCTGTACTTACTTGGTTGCGATCAAATTCATTAATCGTGCGGTAACCGTATTTTTACGCGattacaaaaattatcataatatacttatatctgAGTTCTTAATTCTTATCTTAGTCGGTTCCATGGTTTGACCGTAAGAAAGTAACATACAGAATTAATGTCTTTACagacttacataatatattagtatgtattgtCTGTCCGATCTGTTTAATACAACTGGACCAATTTATAGACGCTATtggtaacaattattataaagctaataaaactttatattagcTCAATAGCTTTACTGGTCTATTTCCACACAACCTgtgctatttattttatatgaacCGGATTGATTGCTTGCAATACTTATTATTGACAAAATTATTGACAAACAATCGATTATATGGTTACAGTATTTATAAAATTGCGCAACAGTTCtactgtttgtcgcttagccACCTCCCTGGCCGTatagtatcgaagaagctggctattgataatggattccattatcttcgagaagagagaggttattgcgattggtctgtagttggaaggatttgagcgatcaccttttttgggactaaggaaccctaaccagcagatttttttatatattgctaggttaatagttaggtatataatttaagagtaacattgtcctataaatagaacaatccatattttaggaccatcaaatcaaagtatgaaatcctttctatctctgttacctacttttgagatttttcgcagacaaaattgttgttccttattatcaaaatgaagctactcaaaaaattaacttgatagtaatcaaaaaaatttgttctagggaacctatTAACGGACGGAACGGACTATTGTGGATTATCTTTAAATTTTGTTCAGTTTAGTAACATTTAAAATACGTAGACCGTGATATAAGAATGAAAACACATGTTGAAACTCAACAAGGTATCACAGTTTTTATtcccattaaaaatatttcagttacacacatttcaataaattaactACCTTATCATAAGCATTTACGCAACGTTTTGACAATAAAAGtacatacatttatttatttttttacaaaaaaataatatgaaaatagtaaaaacatattttactaaCGTTTATCGATTAACTTAATCTATGTTACATACGAgatgtaaaaaaactaagtgataatactttagggtgtgtatgttccttgtagaaagttcattgtgaaagtaacagatctgaaagaccaaaatttttattCTCTTTTGTTTGAGGAAACTCGTTACGcttgggcgcttgcccatacaaaagtgaaaaaaaattgttctttcagcgctgctactttcacagtgaactctttacaaggaacacgtacaaacccttaagtattatcacttagttttgtaaacACCCTGTAtgttaatacgcgagcgaaaaactttgtatcccttttgacgaaaaatttggaaacgtaggtgattgaaattttgcacagttatagtttatatggtgaaggagtgcatcgagctaatattattttgaaattatgcttttatcatacattttaaaaaataataaaacattacacacattaCAACACACACAAGAGATTTTGACATGgttttgactgacaagcctatacacacgaactgtactcttttatttatggtttaagtcttttgtcaaattaaaaatatatttggtttttttattgaatcttaaataccgtcagacaataattataacacggccagtctgtcatcatttgactttattagcccggccgcacattatccgaatttctgatcagaaaaattcggacgccccgccccacTGTGGTCCCAAATTCGACGTTCCATACTCATAGAACTCGATTGTTAAAaatcgttgtttttttttttttggccagGAACATTGTAGGGCATtgttctattaaatatattagaATATAAAACTCCTTAGTTAATTTGTTTGCGTAATATAagcgatttaattttttttgtatgggagaaaacactcaaatcaattttttttcggACTGTCAACAACTGTAAACTGGAGATTTTCTGGAGAACTGTTGTCCTACATGAGACGCATCCTACAAGCAATAACACTTCTGCCCGTTCTCGCCCGTttggaaataattaaaaaaaatatacgagggctgctatttatgtatccggaactggccacttacaagaacaatatttaaaaagtaattacaacatttgaaaatagaactctttggttgaagaatacattttgtttcatgtgactgtcaattatttttccattgtggcgtcattttgaaaattgcgtgtcttcatttgccatggatttaacgcgtgaacattttcgtgcaatgatttactacgattttcggcgtgggctaaatcaacaacagtgctttattcaactcaccgcaacttttggagatgaagcaccatcaaaaaccactgtttatcactggtacagtgagtttaatcgtgggcggtctatgctcacggatgaaaataaagaaggtcgcccaaaaacagctgttgtcccacaaaatatagatgctgtgcgggaactaataatgcgtgatcatcatgttacatatcgcgagatagaggcgtccttaggcataagtatgacgagcgaCGACGAATGTTCGTGTTATATCTTATGTATATAAGATAtaacacgaacatttggctgtaaaaaaaatatgttcgcgttggattccgcacaacttgacaatcgatcaaaaacgggctcgtgtcgattggtgcaaaaaaatgataaaaaaatacaaccgtggtacgtcaaaagccgtttataatatctacacaggtgatgaatcttggatctatgcatatgatcccgaaactaaacaacagtcaacggtgtgggtgttccaagatgagccgaaaccaacaaaagttactcgtgcaaaaagtactttgaagcaaatggtcgcctgtttttttggaattaatggacatgtggctacagtgccattagagaatcgtaaaacggttaattctgaatggtatacgaccatttgtttaccagaagtctttgaagaaataagaaaggacaaccgacaacgcagactaatattacatcacgacaatgctagctgtcacacctcagctgaaacaactcagtttttggagggtcaaaagatcgaattgactggtcatccgccgtacagccctgatttggcacctaacgatttctttttatttccatacgcgaagaacaaattacgtggtcaacgtttttcgagccgcgaagaggctgttgatgcgttcaaaatgcacgttttggagatacctcaatcagaatggaaaaagtgctatgaaaattggttccagcgtatgcaaaagtgtgtcgatcatcgcggcgaatattttgaaaagcaataaaaccatattaaatgatatatgtttgtttctttttttaattccggatacataaatagcagccctcgtatggcCGAAATCATTCAAATCCATTTTATTCCGGACTGACAGCAACTGACAACTTGGGATTCACAGGGTTTGTTGTCCTACCTGAGACGATTTTTACAAGCTATAACACTTATGCCCGTATTCGCCCGTTTAgacaaaatttacataaatgtGAATTTTTCTATGGTCGAAATCATTCAAATTCACTTTATTCAATACTGATTACATCTGACACCTTGAGATTCACAAGGATTGTTGTACTACCTGAGACAATTCCTACAAGCTATAACACTTGTACCCATACTTGCCCGTTTAGACGTaagtacataaatatatatttattttttatgaaagaaactattcgaatctattttgtttgttattacAACTGACACCTTGGTATTCACAGGGATTGTTGTCCCACCTGAGGGTGAGAGGAATCttacttacttctaaaataatACTCAGTTGAAatactaatattgtgtttttattatctttttgtCTAAACATACTTAAATAAGAGTAAACATTTTATACTTTAAGAAACTAATGACATCCATGTAAATATATTCAATTAGTTTGTTAGTTAAAAAATAAgcttaaaattatgttaaaaatgttagtAATATACACAAACAAGGTAcaaactataacaaaaaataccttTACTGTTTTAACCCATccagccccataagctcaccggtgagtgagacacaatagaataacaatcgattttcacgatcgaaggattaaagaccttactaaaattactaaaactaAAGTAGACATAAAACTCTACCACAATACCGTTTTGTCGTTGATGTGCGCGCTCGCATACACTTCGGAGGGAAGCCGACAGTCGTTGGTCAGACTTGTCGCCGGGCAGTTCTCGTACGCGTTAGACAACTTTGTCTATGAGACGTATACGGTGCAACCGTACAAAGTCCATTTTTGTCAATTCACATAATCATCCATTTGTCAATTTTACATCACTTTTATTATATATCTATAGTTTTATACATAAacctacgacagtatatattaagtctatggttttatATCATCTAGCAGCAATTCTCAAGGTGTACCTCGTACAAGACGTTTTGTTTCCAATGTGCGGAtctagtactttttattatgcgATAGTCTGTCTTAAAACAGTCGTGTCTCTGGTGTGCGGTGGTCCTAAAAGCGCCGGAATTTCCGATCTCCactcataacaaaaaatacataagttataAAGCTGAAATTTTACGAatgcttattttttaccgttataTCTTTATCTTAACATTCAAACTCCTACACGTATCGTGCAAGCGAGCAACTCGACTCAGAAAGAGGACGACTACTGAATTCTGCCCTAGTAGAATAATAAATAGACACCTTTCGGCCCCCAGACCACCGACGACAAAGAGGAGGAGGCCGTGCGGCCGTGCGAGCGTCTCGACGCCTACCTCGCCGACCTGTACGGAGGCCGCGCGCGCGCCGACGCGTCCGAGCTCGCCGAGCAGCTGGCGCTCACGCACGCGCAACTCATGTTCGAGCGGTGGCGGCGCGAGGCGCACGCCGAGCGCAATCGCCGCCTCCTGGGCCGCTGCCGCGAGGCGCGCGCTCTCAAGCTGCAGAACGACGCCCTACGCGACCGTCTGCGCATCGCCGAGTGCGCCGCCGCCGAGCCGCGCGCCCGTCCCGCCCCtcccccgccgccgccggccgCCGCCGACCGCGAACGCGCGCTCGAGGCTGCGTTGGAAGCGGAGAGCGCCGCGCGACTGCGAGCCGAGGCGGCGCTGCGCGAGGCGGAGGCCCAGCGAGCCGCCGACGCCGCCGAACTGCGGCGCACTCGCGGCGAGCAATTCGAGGCGACCCGACACGTGGAGGCGCTGGCGCGGGCGGCCCTCGCCGCCGAGCGCCGCGCCGAGCACGTCCGCCGCCTCCGACGCGAGTTGCTCCTGCTCGCCGAGCGCGAGGCACGGCTGCGGGATTGCGTGCGCGCGCGGTGCGCTGCCGCgccggccgccgccgccgcggccgCGGCTGGCGAGGAGCGCGCTCTGCGGGCGGCGCTGGCGCGGGCGGAGGGCGAGGCGGAGGCGGCGGCGGGGCGGGCCGACGCGGCTACGGCCCGCGCGCACGACCTGGAGACGCAGTTGGCGGCGCGCGACGCCACCGTGGGGGAGTTGAAGCGCGCGGCACGGCACGCGGCCGCCGAGCACGCCGCGGAGCTGCGCGCGTTGCAGGACAAGTACTCGGCGCTGATGCGCGTGGTCCGCGCTGCGGAGAGCTACAAGCTGGAGCGGCTGGCGGACGCGGACGCGGGGGCGGGCACGGGGGCGGGCGGGGCGCGCCTGCCGCAGGAGCCGGAGCGCGGGTAGGCGAGGGGGCGTTGGAGCGGGCGAGACCGCGCGCGAGAACGCCGAGAGTTCAGATGATGTGCTTTATTTAAgtatgacatattattatattgtataaatattgtaaataatttgCGGTCCTCACAGCTGTAGCGTTTTATCATAATGTCAATACACGtgttataatatcatgtatCTACTATTCGTATTAATTTGACTGCGTCATCGatgtgaaataaaaattttaaaatatttaaaagtgttATATTTTGGCAGTTTCTGATTTAAGGTACGAGTTAGATCCtagcgacacgcgacaactgcagacactgtcgtcgcgacactactggtttctatgtatttctataaaataccctccgcagctagcgacacttattcatagaaatacatagaaaccggTGGTGTCGCGACGacagttgtcgcgtgtcgcttggttccaacttgtacctttacatATAGACCTGGATctcagaaggataagacataacttactttctgatggatgaaaccataggttcttaGTACTGCCTTGTGTAATTAGAATACcagcgaatttgtgtagctctacatgtgacacctggtcaggtaccaggtaccaaagtggactaaaaattagtcttactttacttattttgtcATGGCTAATATTTAAATACGATGGGTGGCCAAATTGATATACTTACTTCAGTGTAAGATTTTTACGTAGATTCGTATTGGTTGATTGTTTAGCCATTTTGTCTtgttagttttgttttttttttttttcatttattttttgttactttagGCTGTCGTCTACATTTTGTGGGAcagtaacatttaaaaatcaataataacccttaaggcgaggataaaccccaatttgttattccgtgacttcCGGTTTATcgagttccaatataataacgaagtgttaaaaatatgagatataaagcacaatatttaaaataccttaaaccataaacattttaataaaacttaatactttggctgtaattaatttacaaactcacctccgaaaaaactctatttcatcgaaatataagtattaactaggataattatacattttatttgaataaattgttagtaaatctatattaaaacttctttaaccgaacaattatgtttcttaatatttatttccaaagatattaaaaaaaaaacatgaaaaatagagaagatccgccagagttgttacagttttgtgctaagctaaaatgaatcttattgcgatgcgtatacgcttggtctttggttgtgtgcaaggttatcgtttttgattgagattaatccctgcCTTAATCGGGTACTATTTTCCCACCCTCTCAATCTACCTAAAACTccgaatatttttgaaatgacaaccttttatgttttttttttctttacacaAATAGAATCTAAGATAATTACAACATTATCTTACTCACAACCCAGCCCTTtcaagtgtcaagtgtcaatGTTAGAATCAAATAAATGTCACAT includes:
- the LOC121726427 gene encoding hamartin codes for the protein MLAAAESGEVFALLEARDAIDNFAALYNTVREPWLTRALLMYHARTGSARSLELLARAPDAHARFLLDALHDQLRAERPARHHALAALAALVARRPAWLRRLAAHPLAAALLRAARTERDPVPLLHALLALAALLPAEPALAAANWPDLADALLRPATLQPPPPARDHLLLAQLALFHALYATHPCTLIETLRAECAAPPGRDAWERALAPLLRSVRLHPALVTGSRQREADAARRAGRDLLDVLADTRRFATGSDRAGPASLGPTPPAPEPPAPPEPAAGSAALATRAASALRPGAEPWFALADRCGADSAPHTPLPAESDAAEPPEAAVEATPENTPAKDARAHFRFPGESAAVRAIGRRSQPPSPLRKDTSPPADALAGRVARVAAERRAAESPVPFGGAPPVGARRPEPRAPEPLNVEDREVLMLTERARDLRWAGSAEEPHVRDPRAACGAPAAEGGRRRARRGPPARRGASCPGRAGGSSSVAVQTEDAWPEPYEFLIADFYRALPEEDRIRTTDDKEEEAVRPCERLDAYLADLYGGRARADASELAEQLALTHAQLMFERWRREAHAERNRRLLGRCREARALKLQNDALRDRLRIAECAAAEPRARPAPPPPPPAAADRERALEAALEAESAARLRAEAALREAEAQRAADAAELRRTRGEQFEATRHVEALARAALAAERRAEHVRRLRRELLLLAEREARLRDCVRARCAAAPAAAAAAAAGEERALRAALARAEGEAEAAAGRADAATARAHDLETQLAARDATVGELKRAARHAAAEHAAELRALQDKYSALMRVVRAAESYKLERLADGARLPQEPERG